From the genome of Mustela lutreola isolate mMusLut2 chromosome 16, mMusLut2.pri, whole genome shotgun sequence, one region includes:
- the TMEM208 gene encoding transmembrane protein 208 — protein sequence MAPKGKVGTRGKKQIFEENKETLKFYLRIILGANAIYCLVTLVFFYSSASFWAWMALAFSLAVYGASYHSMSSMARAAFSEDGALMDGGMDLNMEQGMAEHLKDVILLTAIVQVLSCFSLYIWSFWLLAPGRALYLLWVNVLGPWFTADSGTPAPEHNEKRQRRQERRQMKRL from the exons CCCAAGGGCAAAGTGGGCacgagagggaagaagcagataTTTGAAGAGAACAAAGAGACTCTGAAGTTCTATCTGCGAATCATACTGGGGGCCAAT GCCATTTACTGTCTTGTGACCTTGGTGTTCTTCTACTCATCTGCCTCATTTTGGGCCTGG ATGGCCCTGGCCTTTAGTCTGGCAGTATATGGGGCCAGCTACCACTCTATGAGCTCAATGGCACGGGCAGCCTTTTCTGAGGATGGGGCCCTGATGGATGGTGGAATGGACCTCAACATGGAGCAGGGCATGGCAGA GCACCTTAAAGATGTGATCCTACTGACAGCCATCGTGCAAGTGctcagctgcttctccctctacatcTGGTCCTTCTGGCTTCTG GCTCCAGGCCGGGCCCTTTATCTCCTCTGGGTGAATGTCCTGGGTCCTTGGTTCACGGCAGACAGTGGCACCCCAGCACCAGAGCACAATGAGAAACGGCAGCGCCGACAGGAGCGGCGGCAGATGAAGCGATTATAG
- the FHOD1 gene encoding FH1/FH2 domain-containing protein 1 isoform X2, protein MAGEEDRGDGDPVSVVTVRVQYLEDTDPFACANFPEPRRAPTCSLDGALPLGAQIPALHRLLAAPLKLEDCALQVSPSGYYLDPELSLEEQREMLESFYEEISKGRKPTLILRTQLSVRVNAILEKLYGSSGPELRRSLFSLKQIFQEDKDLVPEFVHSEGLSCLIRVGAAADHNYQSYILRALGQLMLFVDGMLGVVAHSETVQWLYTLCASVSRLVVKTALKLLLVFVEYSESNAPLLIRAVNSVASSTGSLPWANLVSILEEKNGADPELLVYTVTLINKTLAALPDQDSFYDVTDALEQQGMEALVQRHLGASGTDFDLRTQLVLYENALRLEDGDIEEATAGGRRERRKPSSEEGKRSRRSLEGGGCPVRPSEPCPAGPATGRTGPASPRTGPSSPGDPASSPGDPSSAVISTYSTGPALSTSLAPKPAGPASGLCTSVNLFPAISLGPSADSSSERSIYKARFLENVAAAETEKQAALAQGRAETLAGAMADEPDGHPDTRELWGSPEPGPAPRTPQSPVPRGLLRAQRSVEPEPKVPLAPPSPKAEPFQEFPIRVPKLCIGDLDFSDLGEDEDEDMLNVEAVEAVKGVPPPPPPLPALSGGPPPPPPPPPPPIKGSLPPPPPPAAPLPPSAPDGLALPSKRKTVKLFWRELKLAGGHGGSGSRFGPCPTLWASLEPVSVDTARLEHLFESRAKDVLPSKKAGEGRRTMTTVLDPKRSNAINIGLTTLPPVHVIKAALLNFDEFAVSKDGIEKLLTMMPTEEERQKIEEAQQANPDVPLGPAENFLMTLASIGGLAARLQLWAFKLDYDSMEREIAEPLFDLKVGMAQLVQNTTFRCILATLLAVGNFLNGSQSSGFELSYLEKVSEVKDTVRRQSLLHHLCSLVLQTRPDSSDLYSEIPALTRCAKVDFEQLTENLGQLERRSRAAEESLRSLAKHELSPALRARLTHFLAQCGRRVAMLRVVHRRVCNRFHAFLLYLGYTAPAAREVRIMQFCHTLREFALEYRTCRERVLQQQQKRATYRERNKTRGRMITETEKFSGVAGEAPNHPSVPVAVGSGPGRGDADSHASMKSLLTSKPEDTTHGRRSRGTVQSSSPVTPTATGPSTAPPEEPPGSNLPSDTSDEIMDLLVQSVTKSSPRALAARERKRSRGNRKSLRRTLKSGLGEDLVQALGLSKGPGLEV, encoded by the exons CTGGAGGACTGTGCCCTCCAAGTGTCTCCCTCTGGATACTACCTGGACCCTGAGTTGTCTCTGGAAGAGCAGCGGGAGATGCTGGAGAGCTTCTATGAAGAGATCAG CAAAGGGCGGAAGCCTACACTCATCCTGCGTACTCAACTCTCTGTGAGGGTCAATGCCATCTTGG AAAAATTGTATGGCTCCAGTGGCCCTGAGCTGCGTCGCTCCCTCTTCTCACTAAAGCAGATCTTCCAG GAGGACAAGGACCTGGTGCCTGAATTTGTGCACTCGGAGGGGCTGAGCTGCCTGATCCGTGTGGGTGCTGCTGCCGACCACAACTACCAGAGCTACATCCTCCGAG CACTAGGTCAGCTGATGCTGTTTGTGGATGGGATGCTGGGGGTGGTGGCCCACAGTGAGACCGTGCAGTGGCTGTACACACTGTGTGCCAGCGTG tcccGCTTGGTGGTGAAAACGGCCCTAAAGCTGCTGCTGGTATTTGTGGAGTACTCAGAGAGCAATGCGCCGCTGCTTATCCGTGCCGTCAACTCTGTGGCCAGCTCCACAG GCTCTCTTCCTTGGGCCAATCTGGTGTCCATCCTGGAGGAGAAGAATGGCGCTGACCCCGAGTTGTTGGTGTACACAGTCACCCTCATCAACAAG ACACTGGCAGCGCTTCCAGACCAGGACTCCTTCTATGATGTGACAGATGCCCTGGAGCAGCAGGGCATGGAAGCTCTGGTCCAGCGCCACTTGGGCGCATCGGGGACTGATTTCGACCTGCGCACACAGCTTGTGCTCTATGAG AATGCCCTGCGGTTGGAGGATGGAGACATTGAGGAAGCCACTGCAGGCGGGCGGCGGGAACGCAGAAAGCCCTCTTCGGAGGAGGGCAAGAGGAGCCGCCGGTCTCTAGAAGGCGGGGGCTGCCCTGTGCGCCCCTCGGAGCCTTG CCCTGCAGGCCCCGCAACTGGCCGCACAGGCCCTGCCTCACCTCGGACAGGCCCCTCAAGCCCAGGGGACCCTGCCTCGAGCCCTGGAGACCCCTCCTCGGCGGTAATCTCCACCTACTCCACTGGCCCCGCCCTGTCGACCAGCCTGGCCCCTAAACCTGCGGGCCCAGCTTCTGGCCTCTGTACCTCGGTGAACCTCTTTCCTGCCATCTCTTTGGGGCCCTCAGCCGACAGCTCCAGCGAGAGGAGCATCTACAA AGCCCGGTTCCTGGAGAATGTGGCAGCGGCggaaacagagaagcaggctgcacTGGCCCAGGGCCGGGCAGAGACACTGGCTGGGGCCATGGCCGATGAGCCCGATGGACACCCAG ATACCCGGGAACTATGGGGCTCCCCAGAACCAGGCCCTGCACCCAGAACACCCCAGAGCCCTGTCCCCCGAGGTCTGCTCCGGGCCCAGCGGAGCGTTGAGCCAGAGCCCAAGGTGCCACTGGCCCCACCAAGCCCCAAGGCTGAGCCCTTTCAGGAGTTTCCTATCCGTGTACCCAAGCTTTGCATTGGAGACCTGGACTTCTCAGATCTCGGGGAGGATGAAGACGAGGACATGCTGAATGTGGAGGCTGTGGAGGCTGTGAAAGgggtcccacccccaccacccccgctgCCTGCGCTCTCTGGAGGCCCCccgcctcctccacccccacctcccccacccatcAAAGGCTCACTCCCGCCACCTCCGCCTCCGGCTGCCCCACTTCCTCCCTCAGCACCTGATGGTCTAGCCCTCCCCAGCAAGAGGAAGACAGTAAAACTCTTCTGGCGGGAGCTAAAGCTGGCTGGGGGCCACGGAGGCTCTGGGAGCCGTTTTGGGCCTTGCCCCACCCTGTGGGCCTCACTGGAACCTGTCTCAGTGGACACAGCCCGGCTGGAACACCTGTTTGAGTCCCGTGCCAAGGACGTGCTGCCTTCCAAG AAAGCTGGTGAGGGCCGCCGGACAATGACCACAGTGCTGGACCCCAAGCGCAGCAACGCCATCAACATTGGCCTAACCACCCTGCCGCCTGTGCATGTCATTAAGGCTGCCCTGCTCAACTTTGATGAGTTTGCTGTCAGCAAGGATGGCATTGAG AAACTGCTGACTATGATGCCCACGGAGGAGGAACGGCAGAAGATCGAGGAGGCCCAGCAAGCCAATCCTGACGTACCCCTGGGCCCAGCTGAGAACTTCCTGATGACCCTTGCCTCCATTGGAGGCCTGGCCGCCCGCCTACAACTCTGGGCCTTCAAGCTGGACTATGACAGCATGGAGCGG GAAATCGCAGAGCCACTATTTGACCTGAAAGTGGGCATGGCACAGCTGGTACAAAATACCACCTTCCGCTGCATCCTGGCCACGCTCCTGGCTGTGGGCAACTTCCTCAACGGTTCCCAG AGCAGCGGCTTCGAGTTGAGCTACCTGGAGAAGGTATCAGAGGTGAAGGACACCGTGCGCCGGCAGTCACTGCTGCACCATCTCTGCTCCTTGGTGCTCCAGACCCGGCCTGATTCCTCAGACCTCTACTCAGAAATCCCTGCCCTGACCCGCTGTGCCAAG GTGGACTTCGAGCAGCTGACTGAGAACTTGGGGCAGCTGGAGCGTCGGAGCCGGGCAGCTGAGGAGAGCCTACGGAGCTTGGCCAAGCATGAGCTGTCCCCAGCTCTGCGTGCCCGCCTCACCCACTTCTTGGCCCAGTGTGGCCGCCGTGTTGCCATGCTGCGGGTAGTACACCGCCGTGTCTGCAATAG gtTCCACGCCTTCCTGTTGTACCTGGGCTACACGGCACCCGCGGCCCGGGAAGTGCGCATCATGCAGTTCTGCCACACGCTGCGCGAGTTTGCCCTGGAGTACCGCACATGCCGGGAACGCGtgctgcagcagcagcagaaacGTGCCACTTACCGGGAGCGCAACAAGACCCGGGGCCGCATGATCACAGAG ACAGAGAAGTTCTCAGGTGTGGCTGGGGAAGCCCCCAACCACCCATCTGTCCCAGTGGCTGTGGGCAGTGGGCCAGGGCGGGGTGATGCCGACAGTCACGCCAGCATGAAGAGTCTGCTGACCAGCAAGCCAGAGGACACCACACATGGCCGCCGCAGCAGAG GCACGGTCCAGAGCAGCTCCCCAGTCACGCCGACAGCAACAGGGCCCTCCACTGCACCCCCAGAAGAACCCCCAGGCTCCAATTTACCCAGTGACACTTCCGATGAGATCATGGATCTGCTGGTACAGTCAGTGACGAAGAGCAGTCCTCGTGCCTTAGCTGCTCGGGAGCGCAAACGTTCCCGGGGCAACCGCAAGTCTT TGAGACGGACACTGAAGAGCGGGCTCGGAGAGGACCTGGTGCAGGCCCTGGGACTGAGCAAGGGTCCTGGCCTGGAGGTGTGA
- the FHOD1 gene encoding FH1/FH2 domain-containing protein 1 isoform X3: protein MAWKLLTRLLDSSKGRKPTLILRTQLSVRVNAILEKLYGSSGPELRRSLFSLKQIFQEDKDLVPEFVHSEGLSCLIRVGAAADHNYQSYILRALGQLMLFVDGMLGVVAHSETVQWLYTLCASVSRLVVKTALKLLLVFVEYSESNAPLLIRAVNSVASSTGSLPWANLVSILEEKNGADPELLVYTVTLINKTLAALPDQDSFYDVTDALEQQGMEALVQRHLGASGTDFDLRTQLVLYENALRLEDGDIEEATAGGRRERRKPSSEEGKRSRRSLEGGGCPVRPSEPCPAGPATGRTGPASPRTGPSSPGDPASSPGDPSSAVISTYSTGPALSTSLAPKPAGPASGLCTSVNLFPAISLGPSADSSSERSIYKLHQTAPVWAPESPPVPQSPTEQARLEARFLENVAAAETEKQAALAQGRAETLAGAMADEPDGHPDTRELWGSPEPGPAPRTPQSPVPRGLLRAQRSVEPEPKVPLAPPSPKAEPFQEFPIRVPKLCIGDLDFSDLGEDEDEDMLNVEAVEAVKGVPPPPPPLPALSGGPPPPPPPPPPPIKGSLPPPPPPAAPLPPSAPDGLALPSKRKTVKLFWRELKLAGGHGGSGSRFGPCPTLWASLEPVSVDTARLEHLFESRAKDVLPSKKAGEGRRTMTTVLDPKRSNAINIGLTTLPPVHVIKAALLNFDEFAVSKDGIEKLLTMMPTEEERQKIEEAQQANPDVPLGPAENFLMTLASIGGLAARLQLWAFKLDYDSMEREIAEPLFDLKVGMAQLVQNTTFRCILATLLAVGNFLNGSQSSGFELSYLEKVSEVKDTVRRQSLLHHLCSLVLQTRPDSSDLYSEIPALTRCAKVDFEQLTENLGQLERRSRAAEESLRSLAKHELSPALRARLTHFLAQCGRRVAMLRVVHRRVCNRFHAFLLYLGYTAPAAREVRIMQFCHTLREFALEYRTCRERVLQQQQKRATYRERNKTRGRMITETEKFSGVAGEAPNHPSVPVAVGSGPGRGDADSHASMKSLLTSKPEDTTHGRRSRGTVQSSSPVTPTATGPSTAPPEEPPGSNLPSDTSDEIMDLLVQSVTKSSPRALAARERKRSRGNRKSLRRTLKSGLGEDLVQALGLSKGPGLEV from the exons ATGGCCTGGAAACTGCTGACTAGGCTGCTTGATTCCAGCAAAGGGCGGAAGCCTACACTCATCCTGCGTACTCAACTCTCTGTGAGGGTCAATGCCATCTTGG AAAAATTGTATGGCTCCAGTGGCCCTGAGCTGCGTCGCTCCCTCTTCTCACTAAAGCAGATCTTCCAG GAGGACAAGGACCTGGTGCCTGAATTTGTGCACTCGGAGGGGCTGAGCTGCCTGATCCGTGTGGGTGCTGCTGCCGACCACAACTACCAGAGCTACATCCTCCGAG CACTAGGTCAGCTGATGCTGTTTGTGGATGGGATGCTGGGGGTGGTGGCCCACAGTGAGACCGTGCAGTGGCTGTACACACTGTGTGCCAGCGTG tcccGCTTGGTGGTGAAAACGGCCCTAAAGCTGCTGCTGGTATTTGTGGAGTACTCAGAGAGCAATGCGCCGCTGCTTATCCGTGCCGTCAACTCTGTGGCCAGCTCCACAG GCTCTCTTCCTTGGGCCAATCTGGTGTCCATCCTGGAGGAGAAGAATGGCGCTGACCCCGAGTTGTTGGTGTACACAGTCACCCTCATCAACAAG ACACTGGCAGCGCTTCCAGACCAGGACTCCTTCTATGATGTGACAGATGCCCTGGAGCAGCAGGGCATGGAAGCTCTGGTCCAGCGCCACTTGGGCGCATCGGGGACTGATTTCGACCTGCGCACACAGCTTGTGCTCTATGAG AATGCCCTGCGGTTGGAGGATGGAGACATTGAGGAAGCCACTGCAGGCGGGCGGCGGGAACGCAGAAAGCCCTCTTCGGAGGAGGGCAAGAGGAGCCGCCGGTCTCTAGAAGGCGGGGGCTGCCCTGTGCGCCCCTCGGAGCCTTG CCCTGCAGGCCCCGCAACTGGCCGCACAGGCCCTGCCTCACCTCGGACAGGCCCCTCAAGCCCAGGGGACCCTGCCTCGAGCCCTGGAGACCCCTCCTCGGCGGTAATCTCCACCTACTCCACTGGCCCCGCCCTGTCGACCAGCCTGGCCCCTAAACCTGCGGGCCCAGCTTCTGGCCTCTGTACCTCGGTGAACCTCTTTCCTGCCATCTCTTTGGGGCCCTCAGCCGACAGCTCCAGCGAGAGGAGCATCTACAA acTTCACCAAACTGCTCCTGTTTG ggccccagagAGCCCACCTGTCCCTCAGTCCCCTACTGAGCAGGCCAGGCTGGA AGCCCGGTTCCTGGAGAATGTGGCAGCGGCggaaacagagaagcaggctgcacTGGCCCAGGGCCGGGCAGAGACACTGGCTGGGGCCATGGCCGATGAGCCCGATGGACACCCAG ATACCCGGGAACTATGGGGCTCCCCAGAACCAGGCCCTGCACCCAGAACACCCCAGAGCCCTGTCCCCCGAGGTCTGCTCCGGGCCCAGCGGAGCGTTGAGCCAGAGCCCAAGGTGCCACTGGCCCCACCAAGCCCCAAGGCTGAGCCCTTTCAGGAGTTTCCTATCCGTGTACCCAAGCTTTGCATTGGAGACCTGGACTTCTCAGATCTCGGGGAGGATGAAGACGAGGACATGCTGAATGTGGAGGCTGTGGAGGCTGTGAAAGgggtcccacccccaccacccccgctgCCTGCGCTCTCTGGAGGCCCCccgcctcctccacccccacctcccccacccatcAAAGGCTCACTCCCGCCACCTCCGCCTCCGGCTGCCCCACTTCCTCCCTCAGCACCTGATGGTCTAGCCCTCCCCAGCAAGAGGAAGACAGTAAAACTCTTCTGGCGGGAGCTAAAGCTGGCTGGGGGCCACGGAGGCTCTGGGAGCCGTTTTGGGCCTTGCCCCACCCTGTGGGCCTCACTGGAACCTGTCTCAGTGGACACAGCCCGGCTGGAACACCTGTTTGAGTCCCGTGCCAAGGACGTGCTGCCTTCCAAG AAAGCTGGTGAGGGCCGCCGGACAATGACCACAGTGCTGGACCCCAAGCGCAGCAACGCCATCAACATTGGCCTAACCACCCTGCCGCCTGTGCATGTCATTAAGGCTGCCCTGCTCAACTTTGATGAGTTTGCTGTCAGCAAGGATGGCATTGAG AAACTGCTGACTATGATGCCCACGGAGGAGGAACGGCAGAAGATCGAGGAGGCCCAGCAAGCCAATCCTGACGTACCCCTGGGCCCAGCTGAGAACTTCCTGATGACCCTTGCCTCCATTGGAGGCCTGGCCGCCCGCCTACAACTCTGGGCCTTCAAGCTGGACTATGACAGCATGGAGCGG GAAATCGCAGAGCCACTATTTGACCTGAAAGTGGGCATGGCACAGCTGGTACAAAATACCACCTTCCGCTGCATCCTGGCCACGCTCCTGGCTGTGGGCAACTTCCTCAACGGTTCCCAG AGCAGCGGCTTCGAGTTGAGCTACCTGGAGAAGGTATCAGAGGTGAAGGACACCGTGCGCCGGCAGTCACTGCTGCACCATCTCTGCTCCTTGGTGCTCCAGACCCGGCCTGATTCCTCAGACCTCTACTCAGAAATCCCTGCCCTGACCCGCTGTGCCAAG GTGGACTTCGAGCAGCTGACTGAGAACTTGGGGCAGCTGGAGCGTCGGAGCCGGGCAGCTGAGGAGAGCCTACGGAGCTTGGCCAAGCATGAGCTGTCCCCAGCTCTGCGTGCCCGCCTCACCCACTTCTTGGCCCAGTGTGGCCGCCGTGTTGCCATGCTGCGGGTAGTACACCGCCGTGTCTGCAATAG gtTCCACGCCTTCCTGTTGTACCTGGGCTACACGGCACCCGCGGCCCGGGAAGTGCGCATCATGCAGTTCTGCCACACGCTGCGCGAGTTTGCCCTGGAGTACCGCACATGCCGGGAACGCGtgctgcagcagcagcagaaacGTGCCACTTACCGGGAGCGCAACAAGACCCGGGGCCGCATGATCACAGAG ACAGAGAAGTTCTCAGGTGTGGCTGGGGAAGCCCCCAACCACCCATCTGTCCCAGTGGCTGTGGGCAGTGGGCCAGGGCGGGGTGATGCCGACAGTCACGCCAGCATGAAGAGTCTGCTGACCAGCAAGCCAGAGGACACCACACATGGCCGCCGCAGCAGAG GCACGGTCCAGAGCAGCTCCCCAGTCACGCCGACAGCAACAGGGCCCTCCACTGCACCCCCAGAAGAACCCCCAGGCTCCAATTTACCCAGTGACACTTCCGATGAGATCATGGATCTGCTGGTACAGTCAGTGACGAAGAGCAGTCCTCGTGCCTTAGCTGCTCGGGAGCGCAAACGTTCCCGGGGCAACCGCAAGTCTT TGAGACGGACACTGAAGAGCGGGCTCGGAGAGGACCTGGTGCAGGCCCTGGGACTGAGCAAGGGTCCTGGCCTGGAGGTGTGA
- the FHOD1 gene encoding FH1/FH2 domain-containing protein 1 isoform X1, whose translation MAGEEDRGDGDPVSVVTVRVQYLEDTDPFACANFPEPRRAPTCSLDGALPLGAQIPALHRLLAAPLKLEDCALQVSPSGYYLDPELSLEEQREMLESFYEEISKGRKPTLILRTQLSVRVNAILEKLYGSSGPELRRSLFSLKQIFQEDKDLVPEFVHSEGLSCLIRVGAAADHNYQSYILRALGQLMLFVDGMLGVVAHSETVQWLYTLCASVSRLVVKTALKLLLVFVEYSESNAPLLIRAVNSVASSTGSLPWANLVSILEEKNGADPELLVYTVTLINKTLAALPDQDSFYDVTDALEQQGMEALVQRHLGASGTDFDLRTQLVLYENALRLEDGDIEEATAGGRRERRKPSSEEGKRSRRSLEGGGCPVRPSEPCPAGPATGRTGPASPRTGPSSPGDPASSPGDPSSAVISTYSTGPALSTSLAPKPAGPASGLCTSVNLFPAISLGPSADSSSERSIYKLHQTAPVWAPESPPVPQSPTEQARLEARFLENVAAAETEKQAALAQGRAETLAGAMADEPDGHPDTRELWGSPEPGPAPRTPQSPVPRGLLRAQRSVEPEPKVPLAPPSPKAEPFQEFPIRVPKLCIGDLDFSDLGEDEDEDMLNVEAVEAVKGVPPPPPPLPALSGGPPPPPPPPPPPIKGSLPPPPPPAAPLPPSAPDGLALPSKRKTVKLFWRELKLAGGHGGSGSRFGPCPTLWASLEPVSVDTARLEHLFESRAKDVLPSKKAGEGRRTMTTVLDPKRSNAINIGLTTLPPVHVIKAALLNFDEFAVSKDGIEKLLTMMPTEEERQKIEEAQQANPDVPLGPAENFLMTLASIGGLAARLQLWAFKLDYDSMEREIAEPLFDLKVGMAQLVQNTTFRCILATLLAVGNFLNGSQSSGFELSYLEKVSEVKDTVRRQSLLHHLCSLVLQTRPDSSDLYSEIPALTRCAKVDFEQLTENLGQLERRSRAAEESLRSLAKHELSPALRARLTHFLAQCGRRVAMLRVVHRRVCNRFHAFLLYLGYTAPAAREVRIMQFCHTLREFALEYRTCRERVLQQQQKRATYRERNKTRGRMITETEKFSGVAGEAPNHPSVPVAVGSGPGRGDADSHASMKSLLTSKPEDTTHGRRSRGTVQSSSPVTPTATGPSTAPPEEPPGSNLPSDTSDEIMDLLVQSVTKSSPRALAARERKRSRGNRKSLRRTLKSGLGEDLVQALGLSKGPGLEV comes from the exons CTGGAGGACTGTGCCCTCCAAGTGTCTCCCTCTGGATACTACCTGGACCCTGAGTTGTCTCTGGAAGAGCAGCGGGAGATGCTGGAGAGCTTCTATGAAGAGATCAG CAAAGGGCGGAAGCCTACACTCATCCTGCGTACTCAACTCTCTGTGAGGGTCAATGCCATCTTGG AAAAATTGTATGGCTCCAGTGGCCCTGAGCTGCGTCGCTCCCTCTTCTCACTAAAGCAGATCTTCCAG GAGGACAAGGACCTGGTGCCTGAATTTGTGCACTCGGAGGGGCTGAGCTGCCTGATCCGTGTGGGTGCTGCTGCCGACCACAACTACCAGAGCTACATCCTCCGAG CACTAGGTCAGCTGATGCTGTTTGTGGATGGGATGCTGGGGGTGGTGGCCCACAGTGAGACCGTGCAGTGGCTGTACACACTGTGTGCCAGCGTG tcccGCTTGGTGGTGAAAACGGCCCTAAAGCTGCTGCTGGTATTTGTGGAGTACTCAGAGAGCAATGCGCCGCTGCTTATCCGTGCCGTCAACTCTGTGGCCAGCTCCACAG GCTCTCTTCCTTGGGCCAATCTGGTGTCCATCCTGGAGGAGAAGAATGGCGCTGACCCCGAGTTGTTGGTGTACACAGTCACCCTCATCAACAAG ACACTGGCAGCGCTTCCAGACCAGGACTCCTTCTATGATGTGACAGATGCCCTGGAGCAGCAGGGCATGGAAGCTCTGGTCCAGCGCCACTTGGGCGCATCGGGGACTGATTTCGACCTGCGCACACAGCTTGTGCTCTATGAG AATGCCCTGCGGTTGGAGGATGGAGACATTGAGGAAGCCACTGCAGGCGGGCGGCGGGAACGCAGAAAGCCCTCTTCGGAGGAGGGCAAGAGGAGCCGCCGGTCTCTAGAAGGCGGGGGCTGCCCTGTGCGCCCCTCGGAGCCTTG CCCTGCAGGCCCCGCAACTGGCCGCACAGGCCCTGCCTCACCTCGGACAGGCCCCTCAAGCCCAGGGGACCCTGCCTCGAGCCCTGGAGACCCCTCCTCGGCGGTAATCTCCACCTACTCCACTGGCCCCGCCCTGTCGACCAGCCTGGCCCCTAAACCTGCGGGCCCAGCTTCTGGCCTCTGTACCTCGGTGAACCTCTTTCCTGCCATCTCTTTGGGGCCCTCAGCCGACAGCTCCAGCGAGAGGAGCATCTACAA acTTCACCAAACTGCTCCTGTTTG ggccccagagAGCCCACCTGTCCCTCAGTCCCCTACTGAGCAGGCCAGGCTGGA AGCCCGGTTCCTGGAGAATGTGGCAGCGGCggaaacagagaagcaggctgcacTGGCCCAGGGCCGGGCAGAGACACTGGCTGGGGCCATGGCCGATGAGCCCGATGGACACCCAG ATACCCGGGAACTATGGGGCTCCCCAGAACCAGGCCCTGCACCCAGAACACCCCAGAGCCCTGTCCCCCGAGGTCTGCTCCGGGCCCAGCGGAGCGTTGAGCCAGAGCCCAAGGTGCCACTGGCCCCACCAAGCCCCAAGGCTGAGCCCTTTCAGGAGTTTCCTATCCGTGTACCCAAGCTTTGCATTGGAGACCTGGACTTCTCAGATCTCGGGGAGGATGAAGACGAGGACATGCTGAATGTGGAGGCTGTGGAGGCTGTGAAAGgggtcccacccccaccacccccgctgCCTGCGCTCTCTGGAGGCCCCccgcctcctccacccccacctcccccacccatcAAAGGCTCACTCCCGCCACCTCCGCCTCCGGCTGCCCCACTTCCTCCCTCAGCACCTGATGGTCTAGCCCTCCCCAGCAAGAGGAAGACAGTAAAACTCTTCTGGCGGGAGCTAAAGCTGGCTGGGGGCCACGGAGGCTCTGGGAGCCGTTTTGGGCCTTGCCCCACCCTGTGGGCCTCACTGGAACCTGTCTCAGTGGACACAGCCCGGCTGGAACACCTGTTTGAGTCCCGTGCCAAGGACGTGCTGCCTTCCAAG AAAGCTGGTGAGGGCCGCCGGACAATGACCACAGTGCTGGACCCCAAGCGCAGCAACGCCATCAACATTGGCCTAACCACCCTGCCGCCTGTGCATGTCATTAAGGCTGCCCTGCTCAACTTTGATGAGTTTGCTGTCAGCAAGGATGGCATTGAG AAACTGCTGACTATGATGCCCACGGAGGAGGAACGGCAGAAGATCGAGGAGGCCCAGCAAGCCAATCCTGACGTACCCCTGGGCCCAGCTGAGAACTTCCTGATGACCCTTGCCTCCATTGGAGGCCTGGCCGCCCGCCTACAACTCTGGGCCTTCAAGCTGGACTATGACAGCATGGAGCGG GAAATCGCAGAGCCACTATTTGACCTGAAAGTGGGCATGGCACAGCTGGTACAAAATACCACCTTCCGCTGCATCCTGGCCACGCTCCTGGCTGTGGGCAACTTCCTCAACGGTTCCCAG AGCAGCGGCTTCGAGTTGAGCTACCTGGAGAAGGTATCAGAGGTGAAGGACACCGTGCGCCGGCAGTCACTGCTGCACCATCTCTGCTCCTTGGTGCTCCAGACCCGGCCTGATTCCTCAGACCTCTACTCAGAAATCCCTGCCCTGACCCGCTGTGCCAAG GTGGACTTCGAGCAGCTGACTGAGAACTTGGGGCAGCTGGAGCGTCGGAGCCGGGCAGCTGAGGAGAGCCTACGGAGCTTGGCCAAGCATGAGCTGTCCCCAGCTCTGCGTGCCCGCCTCACCCACTTCTTGGCCCAGTGTGGCCGCCGTGTTGCCATGCTGCGGGTAGTACACCGCCGTGTCTGCAATAG gtTCCACGCCTTCCTGTTGTACCTGGGCTACACGGCACCCGCGGCCCGGGAAGTGCGCATCATGCAGTTCTGCCACACGCTGCGCGAGTTTGCCCTGGAGTACCGCACATGCCGGGAACGCGtgctgcagcagcagcagaaacGTGCCACTTACCGGGAGCGCAACAAGACCCGGGGCCGCATGATCACAGAG ACAGAGAAGTTCTCAGGTGTGGCTGGGGAAGCCCCCAACCACCCATCTGTCCCAGTGGCTGTGGGCAGTGGGCCAGGGCGGGGTGATGCCGACAGTCACGCCAGCATGAAGAGTCTGCTGACCAGCAAGCCAGAGGACACCACACATGGCCGCCGCAGCAGAG GCACGGTCCAGAGCAGCTCCCCAGTCACGCCGACAGCAACAGGGCCCTCCACTGCACCCCCAGAAGAACCCCCAGGCTCCAATTTACCCAGTGACACTTCCGATGAGATCATGGATCTGCTGGTACAGTCAGTGACGAAGAGCAGTCCTCGTGCCTTAGCTGCTCGGGAGCGCAAACGTTCCCGGGGCAACCGCAAGTCTT TGAGACGGACACTGAAGAGCGGGCTCGGAGAGGACCTGGTGCAGGCCCTGGGACTGAGCAAGGGTCCTGGCCTGGAGGTGTGA